In one Drosophila albomicans strain 15112-1751.03 chromosome X, ASM965048v2, whole genome shotgun sequence genomic region, the following are encoded:
- the LOC117574698 gene encoding adenylate cyclase type 9 isoform X1, producing MSESRRQSVSFTAMPPGVLVNDSRANSTDDIQIALAPHIQTYLSQTGRRHSCCSVMLPVAFERAAAKSWLDPKFDSPVLEEQFQASVFPHIRMRYRFTLSYILLCSVVWCLYFVIDGGSEDFWRPISTSFSMMSLVTIMAMCFTHWDLYKHHRTLTSALTALILCSASLAFLTYTGRAFSPLGHFAICLEIVLLIYTALPMPLWLGASIAICYSIAFELVSHMVIGVSAVHGATTTTVEGATAATIAEGSTSDPSHKILMLRIMAHLSVHLVGVHVLIMNLVRMRGTFMKVGQNLLVRRQLEMEKQLKEKMIHSVMPPKVADMLLNEGGSGGLDPNQPPESHYMRPRASHDVKSLFRPFHMHSMENVSILFADIVGFTRMSSTKTAEQLVEILNDLFERFDDLCTLSGCEKISTLGDCYYCVSGCPEPRADHAICCVEMGLGMIDAMRCFDAQRHEGVKMRVGVHTGTVLCGIVGTRRVKFDVWSNDVSLANKMESSGKPEQVHISQETSSFLGDAYYLEEGEEVYGHRTYFVVGRRRDVSRANSLSPSMAATATGGSSLLLPGAHGAFASLSQSATNISVVQPHVPPASPVGQLSNSLKSSPVLSMRPRLTSLSMKLRKKSQSQTQSQTQQSRDRDLERGIIHPAASGIPPVIVVRERPKIIITTKSLPGSLDSDEQPPSAGAPTATTIAMEQEQGTTAGQQELCSKLKLKMWKMPRFLKLSARNKEKEKDKLSSDKLDRDKDKEQPTTRIHSNSLAAPGDECLAFIESSTPSPSPVANGCSGYQQLPVLVETSCNTRLSSNQMLDIPNARPVLHHAATSTALSSSVMRSPDGGAAGGGGSCCSPGQYSMYDDIIDVRSYISQSRSDISPFGRTGSYRSQCGRQSSSAAAAGGGGGGVAAPSAASQSMEQSPLPRPRASTLTTGRGMNTEPSSSNCTANANAQANNSANTCCLPAPGNAGGGTHSHSRNSSIWPDGLSICPSATSRKDSGIKSNSRRSSIQQQIYALNQSAISQHRVSGYFTSSTSSISNLGEPGALPCPLPPPVAALGQQQPADPLSACLQQLRKQSDLQLIRCVRDNARSQRSYLVKPPLRRFSLYFKSRQLERDFRSKAHRFGSEHETEGPPTLATPRYNTYIDIFVGIAVYLCISVSLFLMTQNTVTPSFRLWVTLFSCFTAIQVFALFLFTRQMCRRHGTRLRSKSTVSEHLTGNNNGSESTTPQPTTGNQLPPELQHQQSRQSRRQSRQSQQFESCADRIFEAISSWYPWHICLAVLMAMPVVLIIANFLLLDLTQLEAFEYHYGFLIFVCIVHFCNFTQLNCWMRNILAFLAALCFIGIAVSQLTVYSSRSEIEPEAGNLNADANRSAASAFIFEEIKWFHDYHVEIYLDLLLILVLVWLLNREFEIGYRLTFYGNAVANQDKVRVQNMKNQADMLLHNIIPKHVAEHLKNTAKYSENHRNIAIIFASIVNFNEMYDESYLGGKEFLRVLNELIGDFDELLSHPKFRAVEKIKTIGSTFMAASGLDPSHRGTGDEHIHTLMEFAIEMQKVVIEFNKDLLEFNLILRIGMNIGDVTAGVIGTSKLYYDIWGDAVNVASRMDSTGVRDRIQVGKDCLPFLEANYKFEPRGSVYVKGKDHMEVFLYTGRRTQLEEQPLMDQLDEQLVESQESTELNAEVEQELQNVAVELNHLEAEHVEEEATNKDEDEEEEEEDGDLHSSETTTLFKSQESLHAAHTANGGSHFNAANTTET from the exons TCGCGTCGCCAGTCGGTGAGCTTTACAGCAATGCCGCCGGGCGTTCTAGTCAACGATAGCCGGGCCAATTCCACCGATGACATACAAATCGCCCTGGCGCCCCACATCCAAACCTATCTAAGTCAAACCGGACGAAGGCATTCCTGCTGTAGCGTCATGCTGCCGGTGGCCTTTGAGCGAGCCGCCGCCAAATCCTGGCTGGATCCCAAGTTCGATTCGCCCGTTCTCGAGGAGCAGTTTCAGGCCAGCGTCTTTCCCCACATCCGCATGCGATACAG ATTCACACTCTCGTACATTCTACTTTGCTCTGTGGTCTGGTGTCTGTATTTTGTGATCGATGGCGGTTCCGAGGACTTCTGGCGTCCCATCTCGACATCGTTCTCGATGATGTCGCTGGTGACGATCATGGCGATGTGCTTCACCCACTGGGATCTGTACAAGCACCACAGAACGCTGACATCGGCGCTGACCGCCCTCATCCTGTGCAGCGCCTCGTTGGCCTTTCTCACGTACACGGGTCGAGCGTTCAGTCCGCTGGGACACTTTGCCATCTGCCTGGAGATTGTGCTGTTGATCTACACGGCGCTGCCGATGCCACTGTGGCTGGGCGCCAGCATTGCGATCTGCTATTCGATTGCCTTCGAGCTGGTCTCCCACATGGTCATCGGAGTGAGCGCTGTGCatggggcaacaacaacgacagtcgaaggagcaacagcagcaacaatagctGAGGGATCGACAAGCGATCCCAGTCACAAGATACTCATGCTGCGCATCATGGCACATCTGAGTGTCCATCTCGTTGGCGTCCATGTGCTGATCATGAATCTGGTGCGCATGCGCGGCACCTTCATGAAGGTCGGTCAGAATTTGCTGGTGCGCCGGCAGCTGGAGATGGAAAAGCAGCTGAAGGAGAAGATGATACACTCGGTGATGCCGCCCAAGGTGGCCGATATGCTGCTCAACGAGGGCGGCAGCGGTGGCCTCGATCCCAATCAGCCACCCGAATCGCATTATATGCGTCCACGTGCCTCGCACGATGTCAAATCCCTGTTTCGACCCTTTCACATGCACAGCATGGAGAACGTGAGCATTCTGTTTGCCGACATTGTCGGCTTCACTCGCATGTCCTCGACAAAGACGGCCGAACAATTGGTGGAGATCCTCAACGATCTGTTCGAGCGCTTCGATGATCTCTGCACGCTCAGCGGGTGCGAAAAAATCTCCACTCTAGGCGATTGCTACTATTGCGTCTCCGGTTGCCCCGAACCCAGAGCGGATCATGCCATCTGCTGTGTCGAGATGGGTCTCGGCATGATCGATGCCATGCGCTGCTTCGATGCCCAGCGCCATGAAGGTGTCAAGATGCGTGTCGGCGTCCACACCGGCACCGTTCTCTGCGGCATCGTTGGCACGCGACGCGTCAAGTTCGATGTGTGGAGCAACGACGTCAGCCTGGCCAACAA AATGGAGTCGTCAGGCAAGCCGGAGCAAGTGCACATCTCGCAGGAGACGTCGAGTTTCCTGGGCGACGCCTACTACCTGGAGGAGGGCGAGGAGGTCTATG GTCATCGCACCTACTTTGTGGTGGGACGTCGTCGGGATGTGTCGCGTGCCAACAGCTTGAGTCCCAGCATGGCAGCAACGGCCACCGGTGGCAgttcgttgctgctgcccgGGGCACATGGCGCCTTTGCCTCGTTGTCGCAGAGCGCCACGAATATCTCGGTGGTGCAGCCGCATGTGCCGCCCGCATCGCCAGTGGGTCAGCTGTCCAACTCGCTGAAGTCATCGCCAGTGCTGTCGATGCGTCCGCGCCTCACCTCGTTGAGCATGAAGCTGCGCAAGAAGTCGCAATCGCAGACACAGTCGCAAACGCAGCAGAGTCGCGATCGTGATCTGGAGCGTGGCATCATACATCCGGCCGCATCGGGAATACCTCCGGTGATTGTGGTGCGTGAGCGTCCCAAGATAATTATCACGACAAAGTCGCTGCCGGGCAGTCTCGATTCCGATGAGCAGCCGCCATCAGCCGGagcaccaacagcaaccacaattGCCATGGAGCAGGAGCAAGGGACAACAGCAGGGCAACAGGAGCTGTGCTccaagctcaagctcaagaTGTGGAAGATGCCGCGTTTCCTCAAGCTCAGTGCACGCaacaaggagaaggagaaggacaAACTGTCGTCGGATAAGCTGGACAGAGATAAGGATAAAGAGCAGCCGACCACACGCATACACTCCAATTCGTTGGCTGCGCCGGGCGATGAATGTCTGGCATTTATCGAGTCATCAACGCCCTCGCCATCCCCGGTGGCCAATGGCTGTTCGGGCTATCAGCAGCTGCCGGTGCTCGTGGAGACGTCGTGCAACACACGGCTGAGCAGCAATCAAATGCTGGACATACCCAATGCACGTCCGGTGCTGCATCATGCGGCCACCTCGACGGCGCTCTCGAGCAGCGTGATGCGTTCGCCAGATGGCGGAGCTGccggtggcggtggcagctgctgttcgCCGGGACAGTATTCTATGTACGACGACATCATCGATGTTCGCAGCTACATCAGTCAATCGCGCAGCGACATCTCGCCCTTTGGCCGCACCGGCAGCTATCGCTCTCAGTGCGGCCGTCAGTCGAgtagtgcagcagcagccggcgGGGGCGGGGGCGGGGTCGCAGCTCCTTCAGCTGCTAGTCAATCGATGGAGCAGTCACCATTGCCACGGCCACGCGCCTCCACACTGACCACGGGACGTGGCATGAACACCGAaccgagcagcagcaattgcactGCCAATGCGAATGCCCAAGCCAACAATTCGGCCAACACATGTTGTCTTCCGGCGCCAGGCAACGCAGGCGGCGGCACTCACTCGCATTCGCGTAACTCGAGCATTTGGCCCGACGGCCTGAGCATTTGTCCGTCGGCGACGTCACGCAAGGATTCGGGCATCAAGAGTAATTCGCGTCGCAGCTCGATACAGCAACAGATCTATGCCCTAAATCAATCGGCCATCAGTCAGCATCGTGTTTCCGGCTACTTCACCAGCTCCACGTCGAGCATCTCGAATTTGGGCGAACCGGGCGCCCTGCCCTGCCCCCTGCCACCGCCAGTGGCAGCGTTGGGCCAACAACAGCCGGCCGATCCGTTGTCCGCCTgtctgcagcagctgcgcaaGCAATCCGATCTGCAGCTGATACGTTGTGTGCGCGACAATGCGCGATCACAGCGAAGCTATCTGGTTAAGCCGCCGTTGCGTCGCTTCAGCCTGTACTTCAAGTCACGCCAGCTGGAGCGGGATTTTCGGTCGAAGGCGCATCGCTTTGGCAGCGAGCACGAAACCGAAGGACCGCCCACATTGGCCACGCCCCGTTACAATACATACATCGACATCTTTGTGGGCATCGCCGTCTATCTGTGCATCTCGGTGTCGCTGTTCCTGATGACCCAGAACACGGTGACGCCCAGCTTCCGTTTGTGGGTGACGCTCTTCTCGTGCTTCACGGCCATCCAAGTGTTTGCCCTGTTCCTTTTCACACGCCAGATGTGTCGACGCCACGGCACCCGGTTGCGCTCCAAGTCCACGGTCAGCGAACACTTgaccggcaacaacaatggcagcgaATCGACGACGCCACAACCGACCACAGGGAACCAGTTGCCACCCGAACTGCAGCATCAACAGTCGCGACAGTCGCGCCGTCAATCGCGACAATCGCAACAGTTTGAGTCGTGTGCGGATCGCATCTTTGAGGCCATCTCCAGCTGGTATCCGTGGCACATTTGTCTGGCCGTGCTCATGGCCATGCCCGTTGTGCTGATCATTGCCAACTTTCTGCTCTTGGATCTCACACAGTTGGAAGCGTTCGAATATCATTATGGCTTCCTCATCTTTGTGTGCATCGTGCACTTTTGCAACTTCACCCAGTTGAATTGCTGGATGCGCAACATACTCGCCTTCCTGGCGGCGCTCTGTTTCATCGGCATTGCCGTCTCCCAGCTGACGGTGTACTCCAGCCGATCAGAGATTGAACCGGAGGCGGGCAACTTGAATGCGGACGCCAATCGGAGTGCGGCGAGTGCGTTCATCTTTGAGGAGATCAAATGGTTTCACGACTACCATGTGGAAATCTATTTGGATCTGCTGTTGATACTGGTCCTTGTCTGGCTGTTGAATCGCGAATTCGAGATCGGTTATCGCCTCACCTTCTACGGCAATGCGGTGGCCAATCAGGACAAAGTCCGTGTGCAGAACATGAAAAATCAAGCGGACATGCTGCTCCATAATATCATACCCAAGCATGTGGCCGAGCATCTAAAGAATACAGCGAAGTATTCGGAGAATCATCGCAACATTGCCATCATCTTTGCCTCGATTGTCAACTTCAACGAAATGTACGACGAAAGCTATTTGGGTGGCAAGGAATTCTTGCGTGTTCTCAACGAATTGATCGGCGATTTTGATGAACTGTTGTCGCATCCCAAGTTTCGGGCCGTCGAGAAGATCAAGACAATTGGCTCCACATTTATGGCGGCCAGCGGGCTGGATCCTTCGCATCGCGGCACTGGCGATGAACATATTCACACGCTCATGGAGTTTGCCATCGAGATGCAAAAGGTGGTCATTGAGTTCAACAAGGATCTGCTGGagttcaatttgattttacgCATTGGCATGAACATTGGCGATGTCACCGCTGGCGTCATTGGCACCAGTAAACTCTACTATGACATTTGGGGCGATGCTGTCAATGTGGCATCCCGCATGGACTCCACCGGAGTGAGGGATCGCATTCAGGTGGGCAAGGATTGTCTGCCCTTTTTGGAGGCCAATTATAAGTTTGAGCCGCGCGGCAGTGTCTATGTGAAGGGCAAGGATCACATGGAGGTATTTTTGTACACGGGACGTCGGACGCAGTTGGAGGAGCAGCCACTGATGGATCAACTAGACGAGCAGCTAGTCGAATCCCAGGAGTCCACAGAGCTGAACGCTGAGGTGGAGCAGGAACTGCAAAATGTGGCAGTTGAATTAAATCATTTGGAGGCCGAGCATGTGGAGGAGGAAGCAACGAATAAAgacgaggacgaggaggaggaagaggaggatgGCGACCTACACTCGAGCGAGACAACAACGCTATTCAAGTCACAGGAATCGCTGCATGCCGCACATACCGCAAACGGTGGCAGCCACTTTAATGCAGCAAACACAACCGAAACTTag
- the LOC117574698 gene encoding adenylate cyclase type 9 isoform X2, whose product MPPGVLVNDSRANSTDDIQIALAPHIQTYLSQTGRRHSCCSVMLPVAFERAAAKSWLDPKFDSPVLEEQFQASVFPHIRMRYRFTLSYILLCSVVWCLYFVIDGGSEDFWRPISTSFSMMSLVTIMAMCFTHWDLYKHHRTLTSALTALILCSASLAFLTYTGRAFSPLGHFAICLEIVLLIYTALPMPLWLGASIAICYSIAFELVSHMVIGVSAVHGATTTTVEGATAATIAEGSTSDPSHKILMLRIMAHLSVHLVGVHVLIMNLVRMRGTFMKVGQNLLVRRQLEMEKQLKEKMIHSVMPPKVADMLLNEGGSGGLDPNQPPESHYMRPRASHDVKSLFRPFHMHSMENVSILFADIVGFTRMSSTKTAEQLVEILNDLFERFDDLCTLSGCEKISTLGDCYYCVSGCPEPRADHAICCVEMGLGMIDAMRCFDAQRHEGVKMRVGVHTGTVLCGIVGTRRVKFDVWSNDVSLANKMESSGKPEQVHISQETSSFLGDAYYLEEGEEVYGHRTYFVVGRRRDVSRANSLSPSMAATATGGSSLLLPGAHGAFASLSQSATNISVVQPHVPPASPVGQLSNSLKSSPVLSMRPRLTSLSMKLRKKSQSQTQSQTQQSRDRDLERGIIHPAASGIPPVIVVRERPKIIITTKSLPGSLDSDEQPPSAGAPTATTIAMEQEQGTTAGQQELCSKLKLKMWKMPRFLKLSARNKEKEKDKLSSDKLDRDKDKEQPTTRIHSNSLAAPGDECLAFIESSTPSPSPVANGCSGYQQLPVLVETSCNTRLSSNQMLDIPNARPVLHHAATSTALSSSVMRSPDGGAAGGGGSCCSPGQYSMYDDIIDVRSYISQSRSDISPFGRTGSYRSQCGRQSSSAAAAGGGGGGVAAPSAASQSMEQSPLPRPRASTLTTGRGMNTEPSSSNCTANANAQANNSANTCCLPAPGNAGGGTHSHSRNSSIWPDGLSICPSATSRKDSGIKSNSRRSSIQQQIYALNQSAISQHRVSGYFTSSTSSISNLGEPGALPCPLPPPVAALGQQQPADPLSACLQQLRKQSDLQLIRCVRDNARSQRSYLVKPPLRRFSLYFKSRQLERDFRSKAHRFGSEHETEGPPTLATPRYNTYIDIFVGIAVYLCISVSLFLMTQNTVTPSFRLWVTLFSCFTAIQVFALFLFTRQMCRRHGTRLRSKSTVSEHLTGNNNGSESTTPQPTTGNQLPPELQHQQSRQSRRQSRQSQQFESCADRIFEAISSWYPWHICLAVLMAMPVVLIIANFLLLDLTQLEAFEYHYGFLIFVCIVHFCNFTQLNCWMRNILAFLAALCFIGIAVSQLTVYSSRSEIEPEAGNLNADANRSAASAFIFEEIKWFHDYHVEIYLDLLLILVLVWLLNREFEIGYRLTFYGNAVANQDKVRVQNMKNQADMLLHNIIPKHVAEHLKNTAKYSENHRNIAIIFASIVNFNEMYDESYLGGKEFLRVLNELIGDFDELLSHPKFRAVEKIKTIGSTFMAASGLDPSHRGTGDEHIHTLMEFAIEMQKVVIEFNKDLLEFNLILRIGMNIGDVTAGVIGTSKLYYDIWGDAVNVASRMDSTGVRDRIQVGKDCLPFLEANYKFEPRGSVYVKGKDHMEVFLYTGRRTQLEEQPLMDQLDEQLVESQESTELNAEVEQELQNVAVELNHLEAEHVEEEATNKDEDEEEEEEDGDLHSSETTTLFKSQESLHAAHTANGGSHFNAANTTET is encoded by the exons ATGCCGCCGGGCGTTCTAGTCAACGATAGCCGGGCCAATTCCACCGATGACATACAAATCGCCCTGGCGCCCCACATCCAAACCTATCTAAGTCAAACCGGACGAAGGCATTCCTGCTGTAGCGTCATGCTGCCGGTGGCCTTTGAGCGAGCCGCCGCCAAATCCTGGCTGGATCCCAAGTTCGATTCGCCCGTTCTCGAGGAGCAGTTTCAGGCCAGCGTCTTTCCCCACATCCGCATGCGATACAG ATTCACACTCTCGTACATTCTACTTTGCTCTGTGGTCTGGTGTCTGTATTTTGTGATCGATGGCGGTTCCGAGGACTTCTGGCGTCCCATCTCGACATCGTTCTCGATGATGTCGCTGGTGACGATCATGGCGATGTGCTTCACCCACTGGGATCTGTACAAGCACCACAGAACGCTGACATCGGCGCTGACCGCCCTCATCCTGTGCAGCGCCTCGTTGGCCTTTCTCACGTACACGGGTCGAGCGTTCAGTCCGCTGGGACACTTTGCCATCTGCCTGGAGATTGTGCTGTTGATCTACACGGCGCTGCCGATGCCACTGTGGCTGGGCGCCAGCATTGCGATCTGCTATTCGATTGCCTTCGAGCTGGTCTCCCACATGGTCATCGGAGTGAGCGCTGTGCatggggcaacaacaacgacagtcgaaggagcaacagcagcaacaatagctGAGGGATCGACAAGCGATCCCAGTCACAAGATACTCATGCTGCGCATCATGGCACATCTGAGTGTCCATCTCGTTGGCGTCCATGTGCTGATCATGAATCTGGTGCGCATGCGCGGCACCTTCATGAAGGTCGGTCAGAATTTGCTGGTGCGCCGGCAGCTGGAGATGGAAAAGCAGCTGAAGGAGAAGATGATACACTCGGTGATGCCGCCCAAGGTGGCCGATATGCTGCTCAACGAGGGCGGCAGCGGTGGCCTCGATCCCAATCAGCCACCCGAATCGCATTATATGCGTCCACGTGCCTCGCACGATGTCAAATCCCTGTTTCGACCCTTTCACATGCACAGCATGGAGAACGTGAGCATTCTGTTTGCCGACATTGTCGGCTTCACTCGCATGTCCTCGACAAAGACGGCCGAACAATTGGTGGAGATCCTCAACGATCTGTTCGAGCGCTTCGATGATCTCTGCACGCTCAGCGGGTGCGAAAAAATCTCCACTCTAGGCGATTGCTACTATTGCGTCTCCGGTTGCCCCGAACCCAGAGCGGATCATGCCATCTGCTGTGTCGAGATGGGTCTCGGCATGATCGATGCCATGCGCTGCTTCGATGCCCAGCGCCATGAAGGTGTCAAGATGCGTGTCGGCGTCCACACCGGCACCGTTCTCTGCGGCATCGTTGGCACGCGACGCGTCAAGTTCGATGTGTGGAGCAACGACGTCAGCCTGGCCAACAA AATGGAGTCGTCAGGCAAGCCGGAGCAAGTGCACATCTCGCAGGAGACGTCGAGTTTCCTGGGCGACGCCTACTACCTGGAGGAGGGCGAGGAGGTCTATG GTCATCGCACCTACTTTGTGGTGGGACGTCGTCGGGATGTGTCGCGTGCCAACAGCTTGAGTCCCAGCATGGCAGCAACGGCCACCGGTGGCAgttcgttgctgctgcccgGGGCACATGGCGCCTTTGCCTCGTTGTCGCAGAGCGCCACGAATATCTCGGTGGTGCAGCCGCATGTGCCGCCCGCATCGCCAGTGGGTCAGCTGTCCAACTCGCTGAAGTCATCGCCAGTGCTGTCGATGCGTCCGCGCCTCACCTCGTTGAGCATGAAGCTGCGCAAGAAGTCGCAATCGCAGACACAGTCGCAAACGCAGCAGAGTCGCGATCGTGATCTGGAGCGTGGCATCATACATCCGGCCGCATCGGGAATACCTCCGGTGATTGTGGTGCGTGAGCGTCCCAAGATAATTATCACGACAAAGTCGCTGCCGGGCAGTCTCGATTCCGATGAGCAGCCGCCATCAGCCGGagcaccaacagcaaccacaattGCCATGGAGCAGGAGCAAGGGACAACAGCAGGGCAACAGGAGCTGTGCTccaagctcaagctcaagaTGTGGAAGATGCCGCGTTTCCTCAAGCTCAGTGCACGCaacaaggagaaggagaaggacaAACTGTCGTCGGATAAGCTGGACAGAGATAAGGATAAAGAGCAGCCGACCACACGCATACACTCCAATTCGTTGGCTGCGCCGGGCGATGAATGTCTGGCATTTATCGAGTCATCAACGCCCTCGCCATCCCCGGTGGCCAATGGCTGTTCGGGCTATCAGCAGCTGCCGGTGCTCGTGGAGACGTCGTGCAACACACGGCTGAGCAGCAATCAAATGCTGGACATACCCAATGCACGTCCGGTGCTGCATCATGCGGCCACCTCGACGGCGCTCTCGAGCAGCGTGATGCGTTCGCCAGATGGCGGAGCTGccggtggcggtggcagctgctgttcgCCGGGACAGTATTCTATGTACGACGACATCATCGATGTTCGCAGCTACATCAGTCAATCGCGCAGCGACATCTCGCCCTTTGGCCGCACCGGCAGCTATCGCTCTCAGTGCGGCCGTCAGTCGAgtagtgcagcagcagccggcgGGGGCGGGGGCGGGGTCGCAGCTCCTTCAGCTGCTAGTCAATCGATGGAGCAGTCACCATTGCCACGGCCACGCGCCTCCACACTGACCACGGGACGTGGCATGAACACCGAaccgagcagcagcaattgcactGCCAATGCGAATGCCCAAGCCAACAATTCGGCCAACACATGTTGTCTTCCGGCGCCAGGCAACGCAGGCGGCGGCACTCACTCGCATTCGCGTAACTCGAGCATTTGGCCCGACGGCCTGAGCATTTGTCCGTCGGCGACGTCACGCAAGGATTCGGGCATCAAGAGTAATTCGCGTCGCAGCTCGATACAGCAACAGATCTATGCCCTAAATCAATCGGCCATCAGTCAGCATCGTGTTTCCGGCTACTTCACCAGCTCCACGTCGAGCATCTCGAATTTGGGCGAACCGGGCGCCCTGCCCTGCCCCCTGCCACCGCCAGTGGCAGCGTTGGGCCAACAACAGCCGGCCGATCCGTTGTCCGCCTgtctgcagcagctgcgcaaGCAATCCGATCTGCAGCTGATACGTTGTGTGCGCGACAATGCGCGATCACAGCGAAGCTATCTGGTTAAGCCGCCGTTGCGTCGCTTCAGCCTGTACTTCAAGTCACGCCAGCTGGAGCGGGATTTTCGGTCGAAGGCGCATCGCTTTGGCAGCGAGCACGAAACCGAAGGACCGCCCACATTGGCCACGCCCCGTTACAATACATACATCGACATCTTTGTGGGCATCGCCGTCTATCTGTGCATCTCGGTGTCGCTGTTCCTGATGACCCAGAACACGGTGACGCCCAGCTTCCGTTTGTGGGTGACGCTCTTCTCGTGCTTCACGGCCATCCAAGTGTTTGCCCTGTTCCTTTTCACACGCCAGATGTGTCGACGCCACGGCACCCGGTTGCGCTCCAAGTCCACGGTCAGCGAACACTTgaccggcaacaacaatggcagcgaATCGACGACGCCACAACCGACCACAGGGAACCAGTTGCCACCCGAACTGCAGCATCAACAGTCGCGACAGTCGCGCCGTCAATCGCGACAATCGCAACAGTTTGAGTCGTGTGCGGATCGCATCTTTGAGGCCATCTCCAGCTGGTATCCGTGGCACATTTGTCTGGCCGTGCTCATGGCCATGCCCGTTGTGCTGATCATTGCCAACTTTCTGCTCTTGGATCTCACACAGTTGGAAGCGTTCGAATATCATTATGGCTTCCTCATCTTTGTGTGCATCGTGCACTTTTGCAACTTCACCCAGTTGAATTGCTGGATGCGCAACATACTCGCCTTCCTGGCGGCGCTCTGTTTCATCGGCATTGCCGTCTCCCAGCTGACGGTGTACTCCAGCCGATCAGAGATTGAACCGGAGGCGGGCAACTTGAATGCGGACGCCAATCGGAGTGCGGCGAGTGCGTTCATCTTTGAGGAGATCAAATGGTTTCACGACTACCATGTGGAAATCTATTTGGATCTGCTGTTGATACTGGTCCTTGTCTGGCTGTTGAATCGCGAATTCGAGATCGGTTATCGCCTCACCTTCTACGGCAATGCGGTGGCCAATCAGGACAAAGTCCGTGTGCAGAACATGAAAAATCAAGCGGACATGCTGCTCCATAATATCATACCCAAGCATGTGGCCGAGCATCTAAAGAATACAGCGAAGTATTCGGAGAATCATCGCAACATTGCCATCATCTTTGCCTCGATTGTCAACTTCAACGAAATGTACGACGAAAGCTATTTGGGTGGCAAGGAATTCTTGCGTGTTCTCAACGAATTGATCGGCGATTTTGATGAACTGTTGTCGCATCCCAAGTTTCGGGCCGTCGAGAAGATCAAGACAATTGGCTCCACATTTATGGCGGCCAGCGGGCTGGATCCTTCGCATCGCGGCACTGGCGATGAACATATTCACACGCTCATGGAGTTTGCCATCGAGATGCAAAAGGTGGTCATTGAGTTCAACAAGGATCTGCTGGagttcaatttgattttacgCATTGGCATGAACATTGGCGATGTCACCGCTGGCGTCATTGGCACCAGTAAACTCTACTATGACATTTGGGGCGATGCTGTCAATGTGGCATCCCGCATGGACTCCACCGGAGTGAGGGATCGCATTCAGGTGGGCAAGGATTGTCTGCCCTTTTTGGAGGCCAATTATAAGTTTGAGCCGCGCGGCAGTGTCTATGTGAAGGGCAAGGATCACATGGAGGTATTTTTGTACACGGGACGTCGGACGCAGTTGGAGGAGCAGCCACTGATGGATCAACTAGACGAGCAGCTAGTCGAATCCCAGGAGTCCACAGAGCTGAACGCTGAGGTGGAGCAGGAACTGCAAAATGTGGCAGTTGAATTAAATCATTTGGAGGCCGAGCATGTGGAGGAGGAAGCAACGAATAAAgacgaggacgaggaggaggaagaggaggatgGCGACCTACACTCGAGCGAGACAACAACGCTATTCAAGTCACAGGAATCGCTGCATGCCGCACATACCGCAAACGGTGGCAGCCACTTTAATGCAGCAAACACAACCGAAACTTag
- the LOC127566407 gene encoding uncharacterized protein LOC127566407, translating into MNPNWSKSKKRSYEELMKIKKECISMTEPSEIIVISDDESDVAESEEAKVSKRSKTMLELDLSSDDSVICLDDVIESSLNEATVKEKKIPLEEIMISLAENTVEATKIPPDETVTRLDDDTAQKSVVSYDESVVFFDVDATEETVLSQEDEDDTTEELLLPPMPVVVPPKKLKINRLFNMDPEEQERAARSLLALLGYD; encoded by the exons ATGAATCCGAATTGGAGTAAAAGTAAGAAGCGAAGCTACGAAGAACTAATGAAGATCAAAAAGGA GTGCATTTCTATGACGGAGCCTTCAGAAATAATTGTCATATCAGATGACGAATCTGACGTGGCTGAAAGTGAAGAAGCGAAAGTTTCAAAGCGCTCAAAGACCATGTTGGAGCTTGACCTTTCGTCGGATGATAGTGTTATATGTTTAGACGATGTAATTGAGAGCTCCTTAAATGAGGCTACGGtaaaggaaaagaaaatacCTCTGGAAGAAATTATGATCTCGTTAGCTGAAAATACTGTGGAGGCAACTAAAATACCTCCCGATGAAACTGTGACTCGTCTAGATGACGATACTGCGCAGAAATCTGTCGTATCTTACGATGAATCAGTGGTTTTCTTTGATGTGGATGCTACCGAGGAGACTGTATTAAGTcaagaagatgaagatgatACCACAGAGGAGCTTTTGCTACCACCAATGCCAGTTGTTGTACCGCCCAAAAAGCTAAAAATCAATCGACTATTTAACATGGACCCAGAGGAACAGGAAAGGGCTGCGAGATCGCTTCTTGCATTGCTTGGTTACGATtga